A section of the Deinococcus aerolatus genome encodes:
- a CDS encoding molybdopterin-dependent oxidoreductase: MPGARPFNYLRGALPRPPARPDERMVFQLDGQDGPQTFTLRQLEALPTVRYSTYHPQLKQHAVYEGVPLRDLAALGGFVGRDVRVHASNGFVSTIRAQDYLQEPVMLAYHMDGQPIPVLKKGPLTVVLPRTPERFYTPPYSAAWVWFAERLSPVP, encoded by the coding sequence GTGCCTGGTGCCCGCCCCTTCAACTACCTGCGCGGCGCGCTGCCCCGGCCCCCGGCCCGTCCGGATGAGCGGATGGTCTTCCAGCTGGACGGGCAGGATGGGCCGCAGACCTTCACGCTGCGGCAGCTGGAGGCGCTGCCCACCGTGCGCTACAGCACTTACCACCCGCAACTGAAGCAGCACGCCGTGTATGAGGGCGTGCCGCTGCGCGATCTGGCAGCACTGGGCGGCTTTGTGGGCCGGGACGTGCGGGTTCACGCCAGCAACGGCTTTGTCTCGACGATCCGCGCTCAGGACTATCTGCAGGAGCCGGTGATGCTGGCCTACCACATGGACGGGCAGCCCATTCCGGTGCTGAAGAAAGGTCCGCTGACGGTGGTGCTGCCGCGCACGCCCGAGCGCTTCTACACCCCGCCCTACAGCGCGGCGTGGGTATGGTTTGCCGAGCGCCTGAGCCCGGTGCCGTGA
- a CDS encoding DUF4384 domain-containing protein, with protein MKPFPLLSKIALGLSVALAAGLGGPAHAAPQISAQSIIVNPVPTTVNVKVWTDRDSSGTRTPSYQPGDRIRLYASVSQDAYVYLFNVDPNGQVDLILPNRYQGGANFLKANSVKVFPAAGDPFTFDIAAPYGVNKVLALASRTPLNLDQIATFKSAQNSFADVNVKGQQGLAQALSIVVTPVPQNTWDSATAFYQVVARPAAALPAVPTPPVNPWGDARKWQVVVGVSSDLRALHDSYAARLKAEGYVQTKLKIKKNEIESEYRRGSDEAELQVKRKGNGVEIKLERD; from the coding sequence ATGAAACCTTTCCCCCTCCTTTCCAAGATCGCCCTCGGCCTCAGCGTCGCGCTCGCGGCGGGCCTGGGCGGACCGGCCCACGCCGCGCCCCAGATCAGCGCCCAGAGCATCATCGTCAACCCGGTGCCCACCACCGTGAACGTCAAGGTCTGGACGGACCGCGACAGCAGCGGCACCCGCACGCCGTCTTACCAGCCCGGTGACCGCATTCGCCTGTACGCGAGCGTGTCGCAGGACGCCTACGTGTACCTGTTCAACGTGGACCCCAACGGGCAGGTGGACCTAATTCTACCCAACCGCTACCAGGGCGGCGCGAACTTTCTGAAGGCCAACAGCGTCAAGGTGTTCCCGGCGGCGGGCGATCCCTTCACCTTCGACATCGCCGCGCCCTACGGCGTCAACAAGGTGCTGGCCCTGGCCAGCCGGACGCCGCTGAACCTGGACCAGATCGCCACCTTCAAGTCGGCCCAGAACAGCTTTGCCGACGTGAACGTCAAGGGGCAGCAGGGGCTGGCGCAGGCCTTGAGCATCGTGGTCACGCCGGTCCCACAGAACACCTGGGACAGCGCCACGGCGTTCTATCAGGTGGTGGCCCGTCCGGCGGCTGCCCTTCCCGCCGTGCCCACCCCGCCCGTTAACCCCTGGGGCGACGCGCGCAAGTGGCAGGTTGTGGTGGGCGTCTCCTCTGACCTGCGGGCGCTGCACGACAGCTACGCCGCGCGCCTGAAGGCCGAGGGCTACGTGCAGACCAAGCTGAAGATCAAGAAGAACGAGATCGAGAGCGAATACCGCCGGGGCAGCGATGAGGCCGAGTTGCAGGTCAAGCGCAAGGGCAACGGCGTGGAGATCAAGCTGGAACGCGACTGA
- the pdhA gene encoding pyruvate dehydrogenase (acetyl-transferring) E1 component subunit alpha, which produces MFQLLAPDGSATGAGELPDADTRLRLYREMRRARHFDERGWVLYRQGRLGVFPPFGGMEASQVGTAAALTADDWLFPTYRDTGAALTLGLPIARALAYWRTSPHGWAMPENLKVLPFYIPIATQYPHAVGAALAEKRKGTRNVAMAYIGDGGSSEGDFHEALNFAGALEAPCVFILQNNGWAISVPTRSQTKATNLSKRAEGYGIPGVRVDGNDVLATYHVTREAVERARRGEGPTLIETVTYRVKPHTVADDPSRYRTDADNEGWDAKDPVLRLRTHLMAEGIMTGESEAALLKEVADEFEAALKEADSYPDPEPAEILDHVFAEPTPQLRRQREQILNEQGSSEESA; this is translated from the coding sequence ATGTTCCAGCTCCTCGCGCCGGACGGCAGCGCCACAGGCGCGGGCGAGTTGCCTGACGCCGACACCCGCCTCCGCCTGTACCGCGAGATGCGCCGCGCACGGCACTTCGACGAGCGCGGCTGGGTGCTGTACCGCCAGGGCCGCCTGGGTGTGTTTCCGCCGTTCGGCGGCATGGAGGCCAGTCAGGTCGGCACCGCCGCCGCCCTGACCGCCGACGACTGGCTGTTCCCCACCTACCGTGACACCGGCGCGGCCCTGACGCTGGGCCTGCCGATTGCGCGGGCACTGGCGTACTGGCGCACCTCGCCGCACGGCTGGGCCATGCCCGAGAACCTCAAGGTGCTGCCCTTCTACATCCCGATTGCCACCCAGTACCCGCACGCGGTGGGCGCGGCGCTGGCCGAGAAGCGCAAGGGCACCAGGAACGTGGCGATGGCCTACATCGGCGACGGCGGCAGCAGCGAGGGCGACTTTCACGAGGCGCTGAACTTCGCCGGGGCGCTGGAAGCCCCCTGCGTGTTCATCCTCCAGAACAACGGCTGGGCCATCAGCGTGCCGACCCGCTCGCAGACCAAGGCCACCAACCTTTCAAAGCGGGCCGAGGGCTACGGCATTCCCGGCGTGCGGGTGGACGGCAACGACGTGCTGGCGACGTACCACGTCACGCGTGAGGCCGTCGAGCGTGCCCGCCGGGGCGAGGGCCCCACCCTGATCGAGACCGTGACGTACCGCGTCAAGCCGCACACGGTGGCCGACGATCCCAGCCGCTACCGCACCGACGCCGACAACGAGGGCTGGGACGCCAAGGACCCGGTGCTGAGACTGCGGACCCACCTGATGGCCGAGGGAATCATGACCGGGGAGTCAGAGGCCGCGCTGCTGAAAGAGGTGGCCGACGAGTTCGAGGCCGCCCTGAAGGAAGCCGACAGCTACCCGGACCCCGAACCGGCCGAGATTCTGGACCATGTGTTTGCCGAGCCGACGCCGCAACTGCGGCGGCAGCGCGAGCAGATTCTGAACGAACAGGGTTCCAGCGAGGAGAGCGCATGA
- a CDS encoding alpha-ketoacid dehydrogenase subunit beta, with the protein MTATVSKTDTKTMTMVAAINDALDLALQQDDTVHIFGEDVGVMGGVFRATDGLQARYGVDRVFDTPLAEAAIVGMGIGMGLAGLKPVAEIQFAGFLYPALDQVLSHLGRYRHRTRSRYHLPMVVRAPYGGGVHTPEQHADSPEAILAHTPGIKVVIPSTPADAKGLLLSAINDPDPVFFFEAIKLYRSVKEEVPVGDYRVPLGKARLVTEGDDVTVICYGGMVEVAQKAAAAARTAGIGVEVIDLRTLVPLDTETILDSVQKTGRVVVVTEAPRTGGFHSEISATIAEEAIECLRAPIIRVTGFDAPYPPFTAIEDVYRPNAVRVAKAIKAVMGY; encoded by the coding sequence ATGACCGCCACTGTTTCCAAAACCGACACCAAAACCATGACGATGGTGGCCGCCATCAACGACGCGCTGGACCTGGCCCTCCAGCAGGACGACACCGTGCACATCTTCGGTGAGGATGTGGGCGTGATGGGCGGCGTGTTCCGCGCCACCGACGGCTTGCAGGCCAGGTACGGCGTGGACCGGGTGTTCGACACTCCGCTGGCCGAGGCCGCGATCGTGGGCATGGGCATTGGCATGGGGCTGGCAGGCCTCAAGCCGGTGGCGGAGATTCAGTTCGCGGGCTTCCTGTACCCGGCGCTGGATCAGGTGCTGTCCCACCTGGGCCGCTACCGCCACCGCACCCGCAGCCGCTACCACCTGCCGATGGTGGTCCGCGCGCCCTACGGCGGCGGCGTCCATACGCCCGAACAGCACGCCGACAGCCCCGAAGCCATCCTGGCGCACACCCCCGGCATCAAGGTGGTGATTCCCAGTACGCCCGCCGACGCCAAGGGACTGCTGCTCTCGGCCATCAACGACCCGGACCCGGTGTTCTTCTTCGAGGCCATCAAGCTGTACCGCAGCGTCAAGGAAGAGGTGCCGGTGGGTGATTACCGCGTTCCGCTGGGCAAGGCCAGACTGGTCACCGAGGGCGACGACGTGACCGTGATCTGCTATGGCGGCATGGTGGAGGTGGCGCAGAAAGCCGCCGCCGCAGCTAGAACCGCCGGCATCGGCGTGGAGGTCATCGACCTGCGGACCCTGGTGCCGCTGGACACCGAGACCATTCTGGACAGCGTGCAGAAGACGGGCCGCGTCGTGGTGGTCACGGAAGCGCCCCGCACCGGAGGCTTCCACAGCGAGATCAGCGCCACCATCGCGGAGGAGGCCATCGAGTGTCTGCGCGCGCCGATCATCCGCGTGACCGGCTTCGACGCGCCCTACCCGCCGTTTACCGCCATCGAGGACGTGTACCGCCCGAACGCGGTGCGGGTGGCGAAGGCGATCAAGGCGGTTATGGGGTACTGA
- the carB gene encoding carbamoyl-phosphate synthase large subunit, protein MPKRTDLNTILILGSGPIQIGQAAEFDYSGTQALKALKNEGYRVVLVNSNPATIMTDPDLADATYLEPLTPEFVERVIIKEKPDALLPTLGGQTALNLAMQLHERGTLAKYGVELIGAGVEAINKGEDRELFQAAMKKIGVETARGKMVHSMEEATEYQKELGLPVVIRPSFTLGGTGGGIAHTYEEFLQITEGGLRDSPVTSVLLEESILGWKEYELEVMRDTADTVIIITSIENFDPMGVHTGDSITVAPAQTLSDVEYQRLRDMSLAIIREIGVATGGSNIQFSVNPVDGRVIVIEMNPRVSRSSALASKATGFPIAKIAALLAVGYTLDELPNDITRVTPAAFEPSIDYVVTKIPRFAFEKFPGSSDHLGTQMRSVGEVMAIGRTFKESLQKALRSVESDVRGVFAAMSPDELRALLYPNPRRLEAVIELLRRGETVEQLFDATKIDPWFLGQLREIVAAESEILELGPIREWKYEYWREVKRLGFSDARIGEIVGLSELEVRALRKEAKALPVYKTVDTCAAEFEAHTPYHYSTYEWEDEVTPTDKPKVVILGSGPNRIGQGVEFDYATVHAVWALQDAGYETIMINSNPETVSTDYDTADRLYFEPLTFEDVMNIVDHEKPVGVIVQLGGQTPLKLARRLEAAGAPIIGTSPDAIDEAEDRASFNALCERLGLPQPRGLVAKTPNEAQALAEQLGFPLMARPSYVLGGRAMRTVRSMTELTTYLDEVYAAVEGQPSILLDQFLEGALELDVDTLCDGERAVVAGIMEHVEAAGVHSGDSACVLPPVSLSAELLARVKADTERLALELGVRGLMNVQWAVKDDVAYILEANPRASRTVPFVSKAVNHPLAKSAARIAVGHTLEQIGLLETPVPAMYSVKEVHLPFLKFAGVLPVLGPEMKSTGESMGIDSDPYLAFYRAQLGAKNNLPLSGTALLLGEGLDDVAATLEGAGLTVIRAQDGDKLPDLLIDVTESRLLRTALERGVPIVSTREAAEWTAKAIAGAKNVELNVTSLQEWVKG, encoded by the coding sequence ATGCCCAAGCGTACTGACCTGAACACGATCCTAATTCTCGGCAGCGGCCCCATCCAGATCGGGCAGGCCGCCGAGTTCGACTATTCCGGGACGCAGGCGCTCAAAGCCCTGAAAAACGAGGGGTACCGCGTGGTGCTGGTCAACAGCAACCCGGCCACGATCATGACCGATCCCGATCTGGCCGACGCGACCTACCTGGAACCGCTGACGCCCGAGTTCGTGGAGCGGGTGATCATCAAGGAGAAGCCCGACGCCCTGCTGCCCACCCTGGGCGGCCAGACCGCGCTGAACCTCGCGATGCAGCTGCACGAACGCGGCACGCTGGCCAAATACGGCGTGGAGCTGATCGGCGCGGGCGTGGAGGCCATCAACAAGGGCGAGGACCGCGAACTGTTCCAGGCCGCCATGAAGAAGATCGGCGTGGAAACGGCGCGCGGCAAGATGGTTCACAGCATGGAAGAGGCCACCGAGTACCAGAAGGAACTCGGTCTACCGGTGGTGATCCGGCCCTCCTTCACGCTGGGCGGCACCGGCGGCGGCATCGCGCACACCTACGAGGAGTTCCTGCAGATCACCGAGGGCGGCCTGCGCGACAGCCCGGTGACCTCGGTGCTGCTGGAAGAGAGCATCCTGGGCTGGAAGGAATACGAGCTGGAGGTGATGCGCGACACCGCCGACACGGTGATCATCATCACCAGCATCGAGAACTTTGACCCGATGGGCGTGCACACCGGCGACTCCATCACGGTGGCCCCGGCGCAGACCCTCAGCGACGTGGAATACCAGCGCCTGCGCGACATGTCGCTGGCGATCATCCGCGAAATTGGCGTGGCGACGGGCGGCAGCAACATCCAGTTCTCGGTCAACCCGGTGGACGGGCGCGTGATCGTGATCGAGATGAACCCGCGCGTGTCGCGCTCCTCCGCGCTGGCGAGCAAGGCCACCGGTTTCCCGATTGCCAAGATCGCCGCGCTGCTCGCGGTGGGGTACACCCTCGACGAGCTGCCCAACGACATCACCCGCGTGACGCCCGCCGCCTTCGAACCGAGCATCGACTATGTGGTGACCAAGATTCCGCGCTTTGCCTTCGAGAAGTTCCCGGGCAGCTCGGATCATCTGGGTACCCAGATGCGCAGCGTGGGCGAGGTCATGGCGATTGGCCGCACCTTCAAGGAGTCGCTGCAAAAGGCGCTGCGCAGCGTGGAAAGCGACGTGCGCGGGGTCTTTGCCGCCATGTCACCGGACGAACTGCGCGCCCTGCTGTACCCCAACCCGCGCCGTCTGGAAGCGGTCATCGAGCTGCTGCGGCGCGGCGAGACCGTGGAACAGCTGTTCGACGCCACCAAGATTGACCCGTGGTTCCTGGGTCAGCTGCGCGAGATCGTGGCGGCCGAGAGCGAGATTCTGGAACTGGGGCCGATCCGGGAGTGGAAATACGAGTACTGGCGCGAGGTCAAGCGCCTGGGCTTCAGTGACGCCCGCATCGGCGAGATCGTGGGCTTGAGCGAGCTGGAGGTCCGCGCCCTGCGCAAGGAGGCCAAGGCGCTTCCCGTCTACAAGACGGTGGACACCTGCGCCGCCGAGTTCGAGGCGCACACGCCGTACCACTACTCCACCTACGAGTGGGAAGACGAGGTCACCCCCACCGACAAGCCCAAGGTGGTCATCCTGGGCAGCGGCCCCAACCGCATCGGGCAGGGCGTGGAGTTTGACTACGCCACCGTTCATGCGGTCTGGGCGCTACAGGACGCGGGCTACGAGACGATCATGATCAACTCCAACCCCGAGACGGTCAGCACCGACTACGACACGGCAGACCGCCTGTACTTCGAGCCGCTGACGTTCGAGGACGTGATGAACATCGTCGATCACGAGAAGCCGGTGGGCGTGATCGTGCAGCTGGGCGGTCAGACCCCGCTGAAACTGGCGCGGCGGCTGGAGGCGGCGGGCGCACCGATCATCGGCACCAGCCCCGACGCCATCGACGAGGCCGAGGACCGCGCGTCCTTCAACGCGCTGTGCGAACGCCTGGGCCTGCCGCAGCCGCGCGGACTGGTGGCGAAGACGCCGAACGAGGCGCAGGCCCTGGCCGAACAGCTGGGCTTTCCGCTGATGGCCCGGCCCAGCTACGTGCTGGGGGGCCGCGCGATGCGGACGGTGCGCAGCATGACCGAGCTGACCACCTATCTGGACGAGGTGTACGCCGCCGTGGAGGGCCAGCCGAGCATCCTGCTGGACCAGTTCCTGGAAGGAGCGCTGGAGCTGGACGTGGACACCCTGTGCGACGGCGAGCGCGCCGTGGTGGCCGGGATCATGGAGCATGTGGAGGCCGCCGGGGTTCACAGCGGTGACAGCGCGTGCGTGCTGCCCCCGGTCAGCCTGAGCGCCGAGCTGCTGGCCCGCGTGAAGGCCGACACCGAGCGGCTGGCGCTGGAACTGGGCGTGCGCGGCCTGATGAACGTGCAGTGGGCGGTCAAGGACGACGTGGCGTACATCCTGGAGGCCAACCCGCGTGCCAGCCGCACCGTTCCCTTCGTGAGCAAGGCCGTGAACCATCCCCTCGCCAAGAGTGCCGCCCGCATCGCCGTGGGCCACACGCTGGAACAGATCGGGCTGCTGGAGACACCGGTGCCGGCCATGTACTCGGTGAAGGAAGTGCACCTGCCCTTCCTGAAATTCGCGGGCGTGCTGCCGGTGCTGGGGCCGGAGATGAAAAGCACCGGCGAGAGCATGGGCATCGACAGTGACCCGTATCTGGCGTTCTACCGGGCGCAGTTGGGGGCCAAGAACAACCTGCCCCTGAGCGGCACCGCCCTGCTGCTGGGCGAGGGCTTGGATGACGTGGCCGCCACGCTGGAGGGCGCGGGCCTGACCGTGATTCGGGCGCAGGACGGCGACAAGCTCCCCGACTTGCTGATTGACGTGACCGAAAGCCGCCTGCTGAGAACGGCGCTGGAACGGGGCGTGCCCATCGTGAGTACTCG